From the genome of Pelosinus fermentans DSM 17108:
CATTTTACTGGGGATTTTCATGCAATTACAACGGCTCATAATTTATTAGCTGCTATTATTGACAATCATATTCATCAAGGAAATGAACTAGGCTTAGATCCTAGGCGTATTACCTGGCGCCGTGTGATGGATTTAAATGAACGTTCACTTCGCTCGATTATTTGCGGACTAGGCGGAAAAATAAATGGTATACCCCGGGAAAGCGGTTTTGATATTACGGTTGCTTCTGAAATGATGGCTATTTTATGTTTAGCCAGTGATTTAGACGATATGAAGGCTCGTATCGGTAAGATTATTATTGGTTATACCTATGGAAATGAACCCATTACTGCTGAGGCGTTACATGTCACGGGAGCGTTGACGTTATTGTTTAAAGATGCTATAAAGCCTAATTTAGTGCAGACATTAGAACATACTCCGGCTTTTGTCCATGGCGGACCTTTTGCTAATATTGCTCATGGCTGCAATAGTGTAATGGCGACTAAATTTGCATTAAAGCTGGCTGATATTTGTGTTACAGAAGCTGGTTTTGGTGCCGATTTAGGTGCTGAAAAATTCTTGGATATTAAGTGTCGGTTTGCGGGGATCAAGCCAGATGCAGTGGTAATTGTCGCTACTGTTCGTGCTCTTAAAATGCATGGTGGCGTACCTAAAACAGAGTTAGTGGGAGAAAATATGCCGGCTTTAGAAAAAGGCTTGGCGAATTTGACAAAACATATTGAAAATATGCAGAAATTTGGTTTGCCAGCAATCGTTGCTATTAATGCGTTTCCTACAGATACTTCCCAAGAGCTTGAATTTGTAAGACGAAAATGTGTGGAGTTGGGTGCTGAGGTTGCCTTATCAGAAGTTTGGGCTAAAGGTGGCCAAGGCGGCATAGAACTGGCCAAAAAAGTTCTCGCAGCTTGTGAGCAGCCTGGCAATTTCAACTATCTATATGATGTGAATGCATCCATCAAGGATAAGATCGCAACTATTGCCAGGGAAATATATGGTGCCGAAGGGGTTAGCTATACTCCTCAAGCGGAGAAGACAATTAAGGAGCTTACAGCGTTAGGTTTTGATAAAACACCGATATGTATGGCTAAAACTCAATACTCTTTGAGTGATGATATGACTCAATTAGGACGACCTGCTGGCTTTACCATTACTGTGCGTGAAATTCGAGTAGCAGCAGGAGCTGGATTCTTAGTAGCACTGACAGGCGAAGTGATGACCATGCCAGGGCTGCCCAAACGTCCAGCGGCAGAAAAAATGGATATTGATAATGCAGGAAAAATTATTGGTTTGTTTTAAGTAGAAGCAAAAAGTGAGACAGTTTTCATTATAAATGGTGAATCATAATTGATAAAGTATTGACTTATCATGAGAAAACGATAAAATTAAAGACATTGTTATTAATAAAAATTGGACTATTACTTGCATTACGATTCGAGAAGTTTCTGGGAAGGTGAAATTGGTAAGGGATTTACCTTTCCTTAATTGAAGGAGGTTTCTTGTGTATAAAATTCTTGTAAAACAGCAGTTGGCACCAAGTGTTCAACTTTTTGAGGTGGAGGCACCTCTTATTGCTAAAAAAGCCAAACCAGGACAATTTGTTATTTTGCGTGTAAATGACCATGGGGAGCGTATTCCTCTAACCATTGCCGATTTTAATCGGAAAAAGGGCAGTGTTACCCTTATTTTTCAAGAAGTAGGCGCATCTACTCTTGAGTTAGGCCGCTTACAACAAGGGGATTTCTTATTAGATTTAGTTGGTCCTTTAGGTAAACCTACTCATATTGAGAAGTTTGGTACGGTAGTCTGTGTAGGCGGTGGTATCGGTATAGCACCAGTATATCCTATCGCTCGTGGTCTGAAAGAAGCAGGTAATGAAGTGATTTCCATTATTGGTGCTCGTTCTGAAGAGATTTTAATTTATGAAGAAGAAATGGCAGCAGTCAGTGATCAATTGATTATTACAACAGATGATGGCTCAAAGGGGATTAAAGCGTTGGTTACCCAACCACTAAAAGAGTTATTAGACTCCGATAAAAGCATCAGTCTAGTAGTCGCGATCGGTCCTGTTATTATGATGAAATTTGTTGCAGAAACAACCAGACCCTATGGTGTTCCTACAGTCGTCAGCCTGAACCCGATCATGGTGGATGGTACTGGCATGTGCGGCGGCTGTAGAGTTTCCGTCGGTCAGGAGAATAAATTTGCTTGTGTTGACGGTCCCGAATTTGATGCTCATAAAGTTGACTTTGAAAGTTTAATGGCCCGGCAGCGTATGTACAAGCCTCATGAAAAACAGCATAGTGAGCATATTGCTGGTAAAAGAGAGGAGGGCTGTAAATGTCACTCTCACTAAATAAAAACCCAATGCCAGAGCAAGAACCTAAAGTACGGGCAAAGAATTTTTCCGAGGTAAGCCTTGGTTATACGGAAGAACTGGCAAAAGCAGAAGCGGCACGCTGCCTGCAATGCAAAACAGCACCTTGCCGTAAAGGATGCCCTGTACAGGTTGATATTCCTGCTTTTATTAAAGAAGTAAAAGAAGGAAATATGGACGTAGCCATAGCAAAAATAAAAGAAGTGAATAGCCTTCCAGCAGTTTGTGGCAGGGTATGTCCGCAAGAAGAGCAATGTGAAAAATACTGTGTATTGGCAAAGAGAGGGGAAGCAGTAGGTATTGGTCGTCTAGAACGCTATGTGGCGGATACTGCACGGAATAAAGGGGAACATATCACTGCCATTGATTATGCCCCTGATGCACAGAAAGTAGCTGTCATTGGTTCTGGACCGGCAGGCCTGGCCGTAGCAGGTGATTTAGCGAAAAAGGGGTATAAAGTTACGATTTTTGAAGCCTTGCATTTGCCAGGCGGCGTTTTGATGTATGGTATTCCCGAATTTCGTTTGCCAAAGGACGAGGTAGTACAAGTAGAGATTAACAATCTACGCAAGCTCGGCGTGGAAATTGTTGTGAATGCTGTAATTGGCAGTACTTTTACCGTTGATGAACTCATGGAAGAAGAAGGCTTTGATGCTGTATTTATTGGTACAGGAGCAGGACTTCCTTACTTTATGGGAGTACCAGGAGAGAATTTGAATGGTGTCTATTCTGCCAATGAATTTTTGACTCGCTGCAATTTGATGAAAGCCTATCGTTTCCCGGAATGCGGTACACCCATCCATGTAGGAAAAAAAGTAGCGGTTGTCGGTGGTGGCAACGTTGCCATGGATGGAGCAAGAACTGCTCTGCGTTTAGGTGCAGAACGCTCCTATATCGTATATCGCCGTTCGGAAGCGGAGTTGCCAGCTAGATTAGAAGAGATTCATCATGCAAAAGAAGAAGGCATTGATTTTCAATTTCTCACAGCTCCTACCGCTGTAATCGGCAATAAGGATGGGTGGGTCACAGGTCTTCAATGCGTACGAATGGAGCTGGGTGAACCCGATGCCTCTGGGCGCCGCCGTCCCATTGAAATTCCAAATTCTGAATTTATATTAGAAGTAGACACTGTCATTATCGCCATTGGGCAAGGTCCTAATCCTTTAGTGCAATCTACCACAAAAGGATTAGAGACGAATAAAAAGGGCAACATTGCTGCTCATGAAGAAACTGGAGTTACCAGTAAACCAGGTGTATTTGCTGGTGGTGATATTGTAACAGGTGCAGCCACGGTTATACTAGCCATGGGTGCAGGCAAAAAGGCTGCAGCAGCTATTGACAGTTATCTGCAGGAAAAGAAAGCAAAATAATAAAAAAACAAAATTCAGGTGGAATTCAAATCCCACCTGAATTTTAGTAGATTATCGAAATCTTCTTAACTTCCAGCTGGAGAAGGAGAGCTCAGGGTGGCTGGTGATCGAATAAAATAGATAAAATGGTTGACAATTATAGCATTTTAGTATATCATATAAATGTTGCTGAAATTAATACGACTCACTAGCTCAACTGGCAGAGCAACTGACTCTTAATCAGTAGGTTCGGGGTTCGATTCCCCGGTGTGTCACCAGTAAATTCAAGCCTCCGCAGGTTATGTGGAGGCTTTTTTATTTTAATCGTTGCCAAAACCGTTGCCAATGGTGGGCATAAAAAAATATACAGCACCAATCTGCACTAATCAATAGTACTCATTTCTTAAACTTACTTTCTATACTTTTTATAGAATCTCGCTTTTCTAATGGGATAAAATGAAAATATGTTTTATAAGTTATTGTAATATCGCTGTGACCTAATCTTTTTGATACATATGAAATATCTTCGCCTTCCGCTAGTAGGTGGCTTGCGTGTGTGTGGCGTAAGCAGTGGAAGGTTAAGCGCGGAAGTCCACAATCAATGCAAAATCCAGGGAACCATGATGAAGGGGTGTCGGGGTGGATAGACTGTCCATTGTTCCTGCAAAATATTAAATTATTATCAGTATATTGCGGTATAATTTCGTCATTTTCCTCATTTTCTATTCTATTTGATTCTGCATCTTTTTTAGCTTGTTCTTGCTTTTCCTTAACTAAATTTAATATATCAAGTACCTCACTAGTGACTTCAATTATGCGTTTGTTTTTATTCTTAGTGGATTTATATATGCAACCATTGTCAGGGGTGTATGATATAGAACGTTTAACAAAAATCGTTGATTTGTCAAAGTCAACACTATCCCATGTTAAAGCTAATAATTCACCGCGCCTCATTCCCGTCCGGAGGGCTAGTGCTACCAATGCGTAATAGTCAGTGTCTATGGTATGACGTTCCAACGTGGTTATTTGCTCTGCTGTGAAGACTTTTACAAGGTCTTCGTCTTCGTCAAAATCTTGATCCGGCGGTTCTGGAATAGTAATCTTATCCGCAACATTCCTAGGTAAAATTTCATCTTCATACACAGCATGGTTGAGAATGCGCCTAATTACTTGATGGTGATATAAGACGGTTCTTTTGCTTACTGGTTGGCCTTTTTTGCTATCTTCCTCTCTGCCAGCCAATCTGCCCTCTTCGTAAATTCGCTGATAAAAATTCTTTAATTGAGATCGGGTTAAATCTCCAATTTTAGTATTACCGATCCAAGGCACTATGCGAAGGTCTACGCATTTTTTATAACTTGTAAACGTCTTAGGGGCCAATCTTTTCGCTTCTGGTGTTTTAAGCCAGTTGGTGAAGTATTGTTCTACAGTTAAATTAGGCGACTTGATAAATGTTTTATTAGCTATTTCCCCTAAGATAATATCTAGTTGGCGTTGTGCTTCGCTCTCGTCATCGGTCTTTACGGATTTCGACCAACGTTTTCTTATGCCCGTTTCGGGATCAATTCCTTCATCGATTATTAGAGTATAACTACTTTTATGACGGTTTTCTATGCGACCTTTTGCCATTTTTACCTCCAATTTATAATTAAGACACAGCTTATCCATTTTTATGGGGCTGTGTCTTTTTTTATTTCTATCTATTTTTTAAATGCAATAATTCCAGTGGTACTCCGCTGTTTGCTGCAAGATGAGATAATGACACGTCCTGATGTTCATACAGCAAGGTATCTGGTAATAACAGTTCAACAGCAAATTCGTTTGCTTCTCGCTCAATTTTAGAAATAGAAAAAAGAGTATTTTTTCTAAGAAAAGGCGTGTTTACTTCTGGATGAAGAATAGAATGCCCTAGTTCATGAGCGCATACAAATTGTTGTTCCGATTCGTTAAGTTCTTGATTGATATGAATTATTTTAATGCGTTTGTATGTATTAAAGTATCCCAAGGTATCTTTTAACCTTTCAAAAAGGATAACTACGCCCATCTCCCTAGCGATTTGGAAAGGGCAATTTGTGTGGAATTTTTTAATTAACTTTTTCGCTATTTTTTTACGCATCTACGAAAACCCTCCCTTGAGGCTATTTCTTATATTTATTAGGTGTGAATTTTTTCTTTGCCATTTGTTTGGCGAGGCGCATTGAGTTTTCTAAAGAAATACGCAACAATTCCTTGCTTTCTTCATCTAAAGGCTCACCATCGTAAAAAGACATAGCTTCTTGGTTCTCTAGATTAGAGAGCATTTTTTCTAAGTCGCGGGCAATGTCTCGCTCTTCTTTTGGTAATAGAGAGGATTGAGGTAACTTTTCCTTTAGACCTTCACCATCATTATCTTTAAGCAGTTCACTCATAGTAACACCCAAAATATTGGCTATGTTTTCCATTAACTCTAAACTGGGATTTCTTTTGTTATTTATGACATAACTTAGATGGGTTGGGCTTATACCCAATTTTCCAGCGAGTTCTTTAGCTGGAATTTTATTTTCCATCATAATATTGCGAAGATTATCGCCGACCATAAAATCACCTCACAAACTGTTAGTTTATCCAATTATAAACTAACAGTTAATATAATGCAATGAAATATTGAGATATATTAAGGAAACGTGAGAAAATAAACAATAAGTTTATTTAATTGATGAAATATGATAAACTATAAGTTTATTTAAAGGTTTCAACAAACTATTAGTTCATGATAAGATAAACTCACAGTTTAAGAAAGGGCGGTGATTCCGTGAACAACATTGACAAAATCAGATTAAAGAAGCACTTAAGTTATGGTGTTATTGCCAAGGAGGCAGAATTAACCCCAACTTATATTCACCTATTGGCAAAAAGTAAACGTACTAATCCAAGCTTAGATGCAATGAAAAAAATATCACTAGCATTAGGAGAGAAAGTAGGATATGTCTTTCCAACAACCTGAAAAAACAAATGAATTAAAAAAGGAGTGCTTATATGACTTGCAAATGTGGCATAGACCTTACGCCAAAAGCGAAATTTTGCCCTGAGTGCGGAACGCCTGCCCCAAAACCAGAACCATTAAAAGAATCCAAAATAGAAGAAATTCTCACCACTTATGAAGCAGCTGAATTCTTGAAAATATCTCGTTGGAAGATATATGACTTAATCCGTAAAAAGCAAATTCCATTTAAAGAAGTTGGAACGCAAAAACGATTTGTAAAAGCGAGATTGATTGAATGGATGCAAGTCTAACCTCTATTTATTGCCACAGTATATCTTCTATTTGAGGAAAAGGAGCATAACCACATGGCAGGACGCTACAAGACAATCATATCCCTACTATACTGCCGTAAGGTAGTACATAATCTCAGTCGTAACAATGATACTGAGTCAAGAAAACTAGTTAAAAAGTACGCTCAAAAGATGAACAAGTTGAGCGCAAAAATCAAGTCGAAAGGGTGGGTGATAGCTGGTTAATGTCGGTAAAATCTTTTCTCAAAAAATTAGACAGGTTAGAGCAGTATGCCAATGAATTGTCTGCTGCTAGTGCTAGAAAGTCGCATGGCAGAACTAAAAAAGGCTTTTCTAAAAATACTCATAACAGTAATGGATTCATTACCGAAAAGAAATTATTTAAGTGAAGGAGGCAGAAAATGCAAGGAATCAACGTATTAAGCCTGTTTGATGGAATTAGTTGTGGTCAAGTAGCTCTCGAAAGAGCAGGTATAAAAGTAGCCAAATATTATGCTAGTGAAATTGATAAAAATGCAATTCAAGTTACGCAAAAAAACTATCCTAATACTATTCAGTTAGGTGATATTACAAAATGGCGAGAGTGGAATATTGATTGGTCAAGTATAAGGATTGTAATCGGTGGATCGCCATGTCAGGGATTTAGTTTCGCAGGATTGCAACTTAATTTTGATGATCCGAGAAGTAAACTGTTCTTTGTTTATGCGGAAATTTTAGAACATATTAAATCTGTTAATCCAAATGTAGTATTCTTGCTTGAAAATGTGAAGATGAAAAAAGAGTATCAAGATGTGATAACCAGTTATCTAGGTGTAGAGCCGATAGAGATTAATTCAGCTTTAGTATCAGCACAAAATAGAAAGCGCATGTATTGGACCAACATTCCCAGCATCACATTGCCGAAAGATAAGGGGATTTTGCTTAAACATATAGTTCATGAGAACGCAGATATGGATTATGCCATAAGCGGAACGTGGGCGAGGTGGTTTAAGGCTAATGCTGAGTTTCAACTAGGCAAGAAATATTGTTCGTTAGATGCAAATAAAGCAATCACCATGACGGCGCGACAATACGCAAGTTGGAACGGTAATTTTGTTATGGAGTGCCTAGCGGAATATATAGTGCCGTTTGATAAGACTCTGCAAATATTAGATAAAGAAGTTAAAAAGGGCAAGGTTGGGTATTTCAGGCAAGATAGTCAAGCGAATAGAGTTTACTATATTCACGACAAGGCAGTAACCCTGTGCGGAGAAGCTGGTGGGGGGGCTGCTAAGATGGGTCAGTATTTATTTGGTTGTATCACGCCTGACAGAATTAATAAAAGACAAAATGGTCAAAGGTTTAGCAATGGTAATAAATTTTACACTCTTACAGCGCAAGATCGCCACGGAGTTTTAGTTGAGGGTTACATAAGAAAGTTAACGCCTATAGAGGGTGAAAGGCTACAAACGTTACCCGACAATTACACAGAAGGGATTAGCGTTCCCCAACGTTATAAGTGTCTAGGCAATGGCTGGACAGCAGACGTAATAGTGCATCTTTTATCTCATGCAGATTTTGGACAAATTGCCAAGTCGGATTATTTGGAAATTGCAATTTAAAGGAGGTCGCAATGACTCATGAAACCTGCACGAAAACTAGGCAAGACGAAACGCATTACATTTATTGTCCTAGTCTTAAAGAGTGCAAGAAACCGAAAAGTAAGGAGGTGCTAGAGTGGGAAAGGTTCAGGATGCCATCAAAAGACAGCGAGTGAATGACAAATTTATTGAAACGTGCTTAGAAAATATAATCTTATTAATAATCTTCCTGGTGGTTGCGTTGGCAGTTCCGGCGCAATGGTAGAAATGAGAAAAAGCCCGTTTGCAGACGGACTTCTTCGAGGGACTATGAAAATTAACTTACTGAAATTATAACGTGGAGGAATGGAAATGTCAAAAAAAATGATACTTATGAAAATGATCGTTAAAAACTTTAAGGGTTTTAAGGATTTTACATTAGAGGCAAATGGTGACAGTTTAATGGTCTTTGGAGATAACGGTACAGGTAAGACAAGTATAGCCGATGCAGTTAATTGGTTGTTCTTCAACAAAGATACTCAAAACAAAACTGATTTTGGTATTAAGACTATGAATAATGGCGTAGTTATTCCGGCTATCAGTCATGAGGTTGAAGGTGTGTTTTTGATTGATGGTAACGAAGTTTCTTTGAAAAAAGAGTATGTTGAAAAGTACACTAAAAAGCGCGGCGGCGTTACTAGTGAATTTACTGGTCATGAAACTAATCATTTCATTGACGGAGTGCCAAAGAGCAAGGGAGAGTATGAAAAATATATTGCCAGCATTGTGAATGAAGATGTTTTTAGGCTTCTTACTAATCCTGCATATTTTAATGAGCAATTGCACTGGAAGGACAAGCGTAAAACATTACTTGATATTTGCGGCGATATCTCCGACGAGGATGTAATTACCTCTGATAAATCCCTTACAACATTGCCTAGTATCTTAAAAGGCAGGACGCTAGACGATCATAAAAAGGTGATTGCTGCAAGGCGTAAAGCTATCAATGAGGAACTTGAAAAAATTCCTGGTCTTATTAATGAAAATAACCTTATGAAACCTGATTTAATCGGCCTTGATAAAGAATTAACTGCTGCTGAAATTGAAGACTTGACAGAAAAGCGCAATGCCAAAAACCAAGAAGTAAGCCGTATAGAGCAAGGCGGGGAAATTGCCGAGCAGCAAAAACTTTTAAGTCAATCAGAATCAAGACTGCTTGATATTCAGACCAAATTTAGGTCAGAAACTAGCGATATTAAGTTTGTAAAAGAACAGTCCCTTAGAGCTTTAAAAATGAATTTAGTTACTGTCCAAAACGCTATCAAATCAAAAGAAACAGCAGTTAAAAACCTTGAAAACGATATCGTTACTTATAGTAAAAACCGTGAAAAGTTATTAGCTGATTGGCATAAAGAAAACGATAAAGTTTTTACCTCTAATGGTGATTGCTCTTGTCCAACATGCGGTCAATCTTTACCTAAAGGAATGATTGAAGAAGCTGCTAATAAGGCTTTAACGCAATTTAACCTTAAAAAATCAAGTGAGCTTGAATTTATTGAAAAGCAAGGAAAGGCTCAAGCTGAAAATATTAATAATGCCCATAAATCAATTGATAAATTACGTACAGAAATCATTTCTCATGGTAGTAATAAAGAAAATTTAGAGACTAGTATTTCAGTGTTGCAATTAGAGCTTGAAGCAATTAAAATCCCCGACATTGCAACGAATGCCGAGTACGCTAATGAGCTTAAATTCAAAGAATCAGTTCTGGCCAAAATCAACATTTTGCAAACTGAAACGAACTCGTTGATTGATGGATTAGACAAAGAAGCCAAAGAGCTTACTAGCCAAATTAATGAAAAATCATCTACATTGCTGAAATTTAAACAAGCAGAAGATATAGACAAGCGGATTAATGAATTAGCCAAGAAACAAGAGACTCTTAGTGCTGAATTTGAAAAGCTTGAGCAAGAATTATTTCTCACTGAGCAATTTACACGGACTAAGGTCAATCTACTAGAAGAACGGATAAACAGTAAATTCAAGTTTACTCAATTCAAAATGTTTGATATTCAAGTCAATGGTGGTCTGGATGAATGTTGCACCGCTTTAGGGCCAAACGGCGTACCGTATGGCGCAGGATTAAACCAAGCTGCACGAACTAACGTAGGCCTTGATATCATCAATACTCTATCTGATTATTACGGATTTGAAGCCCCAATCTTCATAGATAATCGCGAGTCAGTTGTAAGGTTGATAGACACAAAAGCGCAGCTTATAAATCTAGTGGTTAGCGAACCAGATAAAGCCTTGAGAGTTGAAAGGGTGGTTTTGTAAATGCCTAATAAATTGCAAATTTTATCGTACATTCAGTGCATGAAAGATAATCAGACTTTAAAAATAAATCTTATGAAAGAATTTAATCAGGAAAAAGATGTAAGGAAAATATCAGTATTCTTAGATGAAATTATGTGCTTAGAAAAATTCATACGAGGTGAAAAATAATATGTCAAATGAATTATCAACAGTTCAATCCCTTCAAGGGTTATTAAGTAACGTAGGCGTTAAAAAACGCTTTGAGGATATGCTTGGTAAAAAGTCCGCAGGATTTATGTCTTCGATTATGACTGTTACGAATGGTAATGCAGCTTTGCAGAAATGTGATCCCAAGACTATTCTGTCAGCCGCTAGTATTGCCGCTACATTAGATTTGCCGATTAATCCAAATTTAGGGTTTGCTGCTTTAGTGCCTTATAAAACTAAGATAGATAATAATTTTGTGGACGTTTGCCAGTTTCAAATGATGTACAAGGGATTTGTGCAGCTTGCTATGAGGACTGCACAGTATGAAGCATTAAATTGTTCTGAGGTATACGAAGGAGAGTTAATTTCAAGGAACCGTGTAACTGGTCAAATTGTATTCGACTTTGATAAAAAAATATCTGACCAGATTATTGGGTATTGCGCTTACCTGAAAATGACTAATGGTTTTGAAAAGTATCTTTATATGACCGCGGAAGAAGTAGAGGCCCATGCTAAAAAATATAGCCAAACTTATAAAAGCCCAAAAGATTTTATTCGTAATAAAAGCAAATGGACAACCGACTTTGATGCAATGGCCCTTAAGACGGTTCTTAAGCTGCTAATTAGCAAATGGGGCATTATGAGCATTGACATGCAAACCGCTGTATTAGCGGATCAATCAGTAATAAAGGAAGATAAACAAGGGAACGTTATTGACTACACATATGCCGACAATACGATTGATATATCTGCCGAAGACGCAAATAGTGAGTTAATCGACATAGATCATGAACCTGTAAAGCATC
Proteins encoded in this window:
- a CDS encoding recombinase RecT, with amino-acid sequence MSNELSTVQSLQGLLSNVGVKKRFEDMLGKKSAGFMSSIMTVTNGNAALQKCDPKTILSAASIAATLDLPINPNLGFAALVPYKTKIDNNFVDVCQFQMMYKGFVQLAMRTAQYEALNCSEVYEGELISRNRVTGQIVFDFDKKISDQIIGYCAYLKMTNGFEKYLYMTAEEVEAHAKKYSQTYKSPKDFIRNKSKWTTDFDAMALKTVLKLLISKWGIMSIDMQTAVLADQSVIKEDKQGNVIDYTYADNTIDISAEDANSELIDIDHEPVKHPEKVDAEKPKQGPNF